A window of Salvia splendens isolate huo1 chromosome 8, SspV2, whole genome shotgun sequence genomic DNA:
ACTGCGatgtaaacaaaaaattaattggACCAATCATATTTGCATGATTTGATCTAATTTATTGTTAAAAGATACTACTACCATTTAATATACTGTAGTAATTAAGATTCAGTTACGAATGTTTTTCATAAATGTAAATACTACtaaataaattgatttgatTGTAGTGGCAAGCCTCATCAAACTGCACCGTGAATAGTAGCTCCTATATATAATAAACGTGATTGAGTGAGTGTGTAAATTTGGTTTCGGAAAAGTATTTATTCTTGTATTAAAGATCCTGCGTTCATGGCCTCAAATATTTATATGGGTCTTTTGCTTTCTGTCcagataaaatattataattagcAACCAAAAGCTAATATATActcaatataaatatatgtaataGCCGTTGATCCCACAAATTATCTTTTACAGAAACCAAACTCTTTGAAAATCTCGAGGAGCAACTTTAGATTTAAAAAAGGAGGCGTAAAATTGtgatttaacaaacaaattaattCACAATATAAGAGATTAATCTCTTGACCATTTAGGctgtcaaaaatcaaaatggGCTTTGACTTACTGTTGTATCGTAACTAATTATGTAAATTAAATTCACGAACCAAGGCCTAAGACTATTAATAGTACTTAGGGTTACCGATTAAATTCAATAGTACTTTTATTTTCGGATACGAAAATAAGTCAATGGCCCAAAATTCTTCCGATGTGGATAATTTCAAGGATCTAAAATAAAGTTGGAAAAGTAGGTTTTTAAAAAGGGTGAGGGTGCTCAAGCTCCCCTGCGAAGAAGGCGAAGGAACGAAAGCCTACATATAACACCGACGTATAATCGACGTGGACCGAACGTAACGATGCATTATGGGGCATCATGCAACATCGTTCATCTTTATGGGGAGTGTTATGTAACTTGAGGTTTGAGGGATGCATGAAAAACGAGTCCCCTCCCCCTATTTATGTTAGTCATTTTCTTAGCCCTAATTGTCTCTCTCCATGCTAGTGCAATGCCACATTTGCAAGTCAACGCCCTCCCAAAAGCATGACGTCATCTTCCACGTCACCCTCCAGCTTGTCCTGCCTCTTTAAGAAGTGTGTGCTTCGCCCTATTGCTTTCTATCAAATCtcactctctttctctcataCTACTAAAAACCTTCACTAAACCCCTCAACTAGAACTAGAAAACATGTACGGAAGCAGCAGGGGCGAACTCCCCTACGACTACACCTCCGAATTCCCACCGGCGCCGCTTTTCATACCCATCCCCGGAGCCGAGCACGACTCCCTATCGGCATTGAGGTCGGAGATCGGATACACCAGCAGCGGCTGCAGCAGCTACGGTGGCTCCCCCACCCCCTACAGCCCCACCCAGATGCAGCGCAGTATCAGCAGCCTCTCTCTTCATGGAAACATGGACGTCTACTCCGCCATCAACTCCTCCTCCCCCGCCTACTGCGACTACGACACCACCTCCGTCAGGAAGGTCCTCAGCACCGGCGATTTGCAGGTACCCCCCATGCACCACACCACCATCTATGAtatcaaaataagcttatattaTCAGATTAATAATGTCCGAGGTCAAAAGTCTCGGGTTTCAGCCTATAGCTAGCTGCCTTTAAATTTCTGTTCATTTATCAATGAAAAAAACAAGGTTATAACATATATTGGTGAATGGGGAtcacagcagcagcagcagcagcagcagagcCCGAGAATGAACAGTCCGTTGATGAACGAGAGCAGTATTATAGAGAGCATGAGTAGAGCCAGTCCATACAGCCCCgaggagaagaaagagagaatcgagagatacaaaagCAAGAGGAATCTTAGGAATTTCAACAAGAAGATAAAGGTTTGGTTTCTTCCTTACAGTTTTATATGCCAGGTAAGGTTACATATATGTAACAGTGGTTGTTTTGTTATTTCAGTACGAGTGCAGGAAGACGTTAGCAGACAGCCGGCCGCGAATAAGGGGGAGATTCGCCAGGAACGACGAAACAGACAAGGCACCTCAGACTCAATCTCAATGGGAAGAGCACAACCAAGACGAGGATGATGAAAACTGGATCAATTTTATTGATTCGTTTTCGGCCAATCTCATGCCCTAAGGGCACTTGTTTCTGGGTTTCTGGTCCCATATAGTATAATTAACCAGGTGTTCCAGCCTTCTTGTCAGGGACTCTTCTTCCATAGATGCATGGACCATTAATACTTAGTTTATGTATCATGAGAGATTCTTGTGTAAAACCATATGATGGGTCAAATATTTCTTTAGACACAAGTTTGAATTTGAATAACAATTCTGGACCCATCAAACATTACTGTATAATGTGCAGTATAATTGATACAGAAACTGATGGTCGTTATCATAGTCCACTTAAGTCACTATTATGCATGAAAACTTGTCTATATATGTCTCGTTTCACTACCCTTCCTATCCTGTTCCTATCGACGAATTAGCATTCCTCTATAAAATACTCTCGCTGCAAGTGTGTATGTCAATATTCTCTTTCGACACCACCAACTAGATTATCACAACTTTAATCGGGTAGATACAGAAAAACATGTCTTATGGAAACACAAAAGTAAGTCCGAAACCAACAAAAATACGGCCTACCTTCGTTGCTCGTGAAGATATACTTCACCTACAACACAACCAAAGCACTTCTGGTTTTATAGCTCAGTAATACTCCCCCCTTCTGTAAATATGTAAAAGACCATAATACAAATCTAATTATCTCCTAACTTCAAATAAAAGATAATTATGAATCAAGAACTTCAAAACCATGAAACAATCGACCTTTACAGCTATCCTCTATTAGAAGAATATTGAGTAATTGTGGTTATTAAATTCTTGGCCAAGGAGAATAAGTTGAAAGACATAGTTAGTTAGATGCTATAAAATTGTTGATTGTATTTTATAGAAATGTAGGTCTAAAGCCTACGCTAAAGAAACAGGCATGGGAGGAAAATAAAGAAGATAATTAGATTGGAGGGCCATATAGTGGGATTAGATGCTTCAAAAGGAAATCCTCTAAATTGATCCCATCTCAAATTTGTGGGTTTTACAATACAAACAGAAGATTATCTATTGTCATCGTGGGCCTAAAATGATTATTTAAAAAAGAAGAGTTACTATTGTATTAGAATTTAAAGTACATACTAGTACAAAtacaaaatgaaacaaaatcTCGAATAAATTCTACAGAGGGCAAAATCACTGATTGTAGCGCAGGTCAGAGTTGGTGGGGCGACAAGCAGAGGAAAAACAATCTAATCATAACCATTGCAATTTGCATTAGTTACAAATTGTTTGTAGTATATATAATGCTAAGCTACTAAATGCATGATGCACTTTTCCAACTTACATTAGTAAATTAGAAAGCGCATGTTTGGCTTTAGGAGCCATAATACACATTTAATATTGCAAAAGCAGGTGATTGCACAATCTCTTTACACTAATCATTTGGTCTCTCTCATGTTACTGAATCATTGATTTCAGCATTACAATAATGCAAAAATCAGCTCAGGTGAGGAAGAGAAGCAATTTGACTCAGAATCTGAATCTGGACTTTATTTCAATAAAGTCTAATACCCAACACAATGGTCCCTAGAAGTGGGGGAGGCCGGCCTTTGTCGGCCG
This region includes:
- the LOC121745136 gene encoding zinc finger protein CO3-like isoform X2; translated protein: MYGSSRGELPYDYTSEFPPAPLFIPIPGAEHDSLSALRSEIGYTSSGCSSYGGSPTPYSPTQMQRSISSLSLHGNMDVYSAINSSSPAYCDYDTTSVRKVLSTGDLQQQQQQQSPRMNSPLMNESSIIESMSRASPYSPEEKKERIERYKSKRNLRNFNKKIKYECRKTLADSRPRIRGRFARNDETDKAPQTQSQWEEHNQDEDDENWINFIDSFSANLMP
- the LOC121745136 gene encoding zinc finger protein CO3-like isoform X1, with amino-acid sequence MYGSSRGELPYDYTSEFPPAPLFIPIPGAEHDSLSALRSEIGYTSSGCSSYGGSPTPYSPTQMQRSISSLSLHGNMDVYSAINSSSPAYCDYDTTSVRKVLSTGDLQQQQQQQQSPRMNSPLMNESSIIESMSRASPYSPEEKKERIERYKSKRNLRNFNKKIKYECRKTLADSRPRIRGRFARNDETDKAPQTQSQWEEHNQDEDDENWINFIDSFSANLMP